Proteins co-encoded in one Paenibacillus sp. genomic window:
- a CDS encoding IS3 family transposase, whose product MEAYIHFYNHDRPQRKLKKLTPVEYRCQFSA is encoded by the coding sequence ATTGAGGCATATATTCACTTTTATAACCACGACCGGCCTCAGAGAAAGCTAAAAAAACTGACACCTGTAGAGTACAGGTGCCAGTTCTCAGCATAG